From a single Gimesia fumaroli genomic region:
- a CDS encoding BlaI/MecI/CopY family transcriptional regulator — protein MSSKEKPPLSDLENKVMSIVWNLQEATADQVRQQLESSQTLKDSTVRTILRRLEKKGYVSHRIDGRTYIYAPRERSQNVAADAVRSIIERFCGGSIEALLVGMVDREVISPEKLEELAAKIAQQEKHTSPRRPEKSDPK, from the coding sequence ATGTCCTCGAAAGAAAAACCACCGCTGAGCGACCTGGAAAACAAGGTCATGTCGATTGTCTGGAACCTCCAGGAAGCAACCGCTGATCAGGTACGCCAGCAACTCGAATCGAGTCAGACTCTGAAAGACTCGACTGTGCGAACGATTCTGCGTCGCCTTGAAAAAAAGGGATATGTCAGCCATCGCATTGATGGCCGCACTTATATCTACGCTCCCAGGGAGCGGTCGCAAAACGTCGCGGCCGACGCGGTTCGCTCGATCATTGAACGCTTTTGCGGCGGGTCAATCGAAGCCCTATTGGTTGGCATGGTCGATCGAGAGGTCATTTCTCCAGAGAAACTGGAGGAACTGGCTGCGAAGATCGCGCAACAGGAAAAGCACACCAGCCCCAGGCGTCCGGAAAAGTCGGACCCGAAATGA